A stretch of the Ochrobactrum sp. BTU1 genome encodes the following:
- the fabD gene encoding ACP S-malonyltransferase has translation MAVAFTFPGQGSQAVGMGKALAEQFAEARAVFEEVDAALGEKLSATMFEGPEDVLTLTANAQPALMAVSIATLRVMEARGFSLKDKVAYVAGHSLGEYSALCAAGTFSLADTARLLRIRGNAMQKAVPVGEGAMAAIIGLEHSDVETICAEAKASGSVQIANDNGGGQLVISGSKAAVELAASLASEKGAKRAIMLPVSAPFHSTLMAPAAEAMREALAQVEKHNPVVPLIANVRAAPVTDANEIADLLVEQVTGQVRWRETVEWFAANSVTTLYEVGSGKVLTGLARRISKDVTGVTVGSAEEIDAALAALNA, from the coding sequence ATGGCGGTAGCATTTACCTTTCCCGGACAGGGCAGCCAGGCAGTTGGCATGGGCAAAGCCTTGGCGGAACAGTTCGCTGAAGCACGCGCTGTTTTCGAGGAAGTAGACGCAGCACTGGGCGAAAAGCTCTCCGCGACCATGTTTGAAGGTCCGGAAGATGTTCTTACGCTGACGGCCAATGCACAACCGGCTCTTATGGCGGTGTCGATTGCCACGCTGCGCGTCATGGAAGCGCGTGGCTTTTCGCTGAAGGACAAAGTCGCCTACGTTGCAGGCCATTCGCTCGGCGAGTATTCGGCGCTGTGCGCAGCGGGCACTTTTTCGCTTGCAGATACTGCCCGCCTCTTGCGTATTCGCGGTAACGCCATGCAGAAGGCTGTTCCTGTCGGGGAAGGCGCAATGGCTGCCATTATCGGCCTCGAGCACAGCGATGTTGAAACTATCTGTGCAGAAGCAAAGGCCTCCGGCTCGGTTCAGATCGCAAATGACAATGGCGGCGGTCAGCTCGTCATTTCTGGTTCAAAAGCGGCTGTTGAACTGGCGGCTTCGCTTGCTTCCGAAAAAGGTGCCAAGCGTGCGATCATGTTGCCCGTCTCCGCACCGTTCCATTCGACGCTGATGGCTCCTGCTGCGGAAGCTATGCGTGAAGCGCTGGCTCAGGTTGAGAAGCACAATCCGGTTGTGCCGCTGATTGCCAATGTGCGTGCGGCGCCTGTCACGGATGCCAATGAGATCGCTGATCTTCTGGTCGAGCAGGTCACGGGTCAGGTGCGTTGGCGGGAAACTGTTGAATGGTTTGCAGCCAATAGCGTAACCACGCTTTATGAAGTAGGTTCAGGCAAGGTTCTGACCGGTCTTGCGCGTCGCATCTCTAAGGATGTGACTGGCGTAACCGTTGGTTCGGCCGAAGAAATCGATGCAGCTCTTGCTGCGCTTAATGCATAA